The Helianthus annuus cultivar XRQ/B chromosome 11, HanXRQr2.0-SUNRISE, whole genome shotgun sequence region acaagatttaggttgaaaacttacaagaatcgggagAAATCAGAAGAAAAGTAGGCTGGAGcgagctggtcgagtgagagctgtcaacatcaagtgatgttgatatatgaggggtatttatagggtttccataaaaggaAAGTGGGGAATGTGGCTgatcgatcgggtggcagcccgatcgggtggcaactcgatcggttggccactcaATTGGAGTGTTTggcgcgacgagttttgctgtttcaattcgcgtgttgagcgttgcgatgcgatagagtttcccattcaaattacttttaatcccaactactatatctaacatacaatcatcctaaattacttgcgtttagcgtttgcgatttgaTTGCGATTAAGTTGCGATTgcatttcgattaatcaccataacataaacataaataaacacgcacaagtaacacataaaggcacacatacacgtaaaacaatatccagaacacataattcgagttgcgagtgcgattgcgatgcgataagcgataaaacatgcgataaacatcgattaaacctcgattattaataatactccacataatacaactaacgtaacaacacaaatagactaattacaagtcaaagaagtcaaaacaggaattgagcaaggagtgacagatcgcaattagtaatcttttcttcctttgacttcaatcttgactttgactttgactttcgaaacacggggtgttacatcacCCTCATTATCCCCAACCCTAATTCCACTACCATCATCATCAAGGTTAAGCTTCAAGAATCAAGATGAACTCGTTCGTATTTCCAACATCCGGTGAGGTGTGCGCGCATCAAATCTTCACTAATGTTGCTTATCTCTAAGCATTCTCTGTTAAAGCGAGTGACAAACTCTTTGAGACCCTCGTTGTATTTTCGCCAGATACTTATCACGTAGGTGATATCTCTCGCGTGACGTCGTTGCTGATTGAAGTAACGAACTTTTCTTCCAAATCTGGCCATGACTTCAGTTTGCCTACTGGTAGGCTATCAAACCATGCGCACGTCGTGCTAGTAAGAGTCTGAACGAACATATGGCACCACATCGGGTGGGTCCATCCTCCGATTACTCTAATGCTTTGTGAAAACTTGAATATGATCGTCGGGATTTGATAAACCGCTAAACTTGCCGATGGCCGGTGGGAGTTTTGGCTTCTCCAATGGGGCTAAAGTAATTTCACGGATAAACTTGGATTGTTCATCTATTGTTTCcagtttgtaaaccaaacgataATCGTGCTCGACCGACGGGTTGTACGCTGCGCGGTTCTGAGGCTTGTAAACTTCTTGATTTTGGGCAAGCAACTGAACACGCTTGCACTGTCCCCCTCATCGTATGTAGGGTCAGATTCACCAGAACGGGTATCCCACTCATTATTGATGTTGCGCGGTCCAAGATGGCTTCGCACCGGCGTCCGTCTATGCAAGTGTGTATATTGGTCCTCATCGTATCTGCATGTAACAATGTGTGTATTGCGCGAGGTACTGACGCTTTGTTGGGGACCCTCTTAGACTGCGTTGCTCTGTGTTGTTGTTGGTTTCTATCTGTATGCTCTGCAGTCGCATGTGACGACGCACAGTCTTGACGAGGATAGTTGTAATCTAACATTTTGGGCGTCGCTTGCGCCACGGGAGTTTGTTGTGTTGGAGCTGATATCTGGAGTTGCGTTTGTTGGGTACACATTTGCGAATACATAACGTTGATTGCAGCTTGGGATTTTATATACCAAGAGGCAGGAGTTTCCCCTTCTGGTAACAAAGATGAGAGCTGCGCGGATGGTCCAACATCTTGACTTGTTAGGGTTGCACTTAAGTTGGTACGAGTACCACTGGCATGCATGGCCCCAACTTCAGTATACTCTCCTTCATTGTACTCGTCATTGGGAGGGCCTTGGACGTGCGCGTTGTACGCAGCCACTCCAGATTGAGAGTTTGAAACGAAAAGAGGAAAGGAATTGATTGATCCGCCATGTGATCGAATTAGTGGaaagaaaaagatgaaaataacAGCAAAactcggtgggcgccaatgaagaaataCCAAGTTAACCTGTAGGTTTAATTCGTGGGATTAGTCTCGTTCACAAAGGTGAATCTTCTTTCTTTCCTCGAGTAATGGCTCGATTGATTGTATGATGGTCCTGCAAAACGAAACAACACCGTGAAGCTCGTTACAAGGAGGAGAGGTTGGGGGGGGGGGATCTCCTTGTAACCACCCTTCGGCGCGAGAATAAGAACTCGTTTTAAGGATAAACAAGTGTGTGTTAATAGTGTGAGTGTGAGAGAAATGATCCTTAAACCTGGAGGTGaagttctctatttatagccgaaaagCGTGGAGATGGGCTGATAGGCCATGGGCCGGATGCCTCCAACAAGGAATATCATGTTTGTCTTCTCTGACACGACCATTAGTGTGTGCAGAGGATCAAGGTGTTGGCGCACGATGATCGGAGCCACGTGGCCCGAGGACCGTCCTTGATGTCGAATCTGTCATCAACTGTGAGTGGAGATCATGGAACAGTAAATGGAGCAACCCGATTGGTTACACGTCACTGTCCTTTTGTACTTCTGGTCTCCTCCACGATTGCTCATCGTGGTGGTTGCATGATCACATCCTAGCATGCCCTGATTGGATGCATGCTCTGCCATCTGTACTGAATGTACTATCCTTAGCTGGCATCCTCACGCTTGGGTTGAACGAATGAGAATGACTCAGTGTTGCATTGATTTTAAGCTGAGTATGGCCTTCTATGCACGCTACTTGCTCGTGGTTGCACATGCAGACGAAGTATTTGGAACCATACCTCTTTAGGTGAGGAGAGATGTAATCCGATTAAGACAGTTGTTCTAGTTTTCATTGTGAATTATCTATCTGATCAAGATTTTCGAAAGACTTCACTTTATACAAGATTTAGACAGATTATTAAAGGAGCATTAATTCCAAACTACAAACCTACACAACGTGCACACAAAGTGTTCGAGTAAAGCCTGAGAGACATCATTTTGAAAATTTGACGTATCAAAACTAACTTGATATGTTGTGTAGCATCACTGTACGTGGATTAACATAATGGAATGTTGTacaaaaaaaacattatttttttaaaCGAATTGATAGAATTTTAAACACATTCCATTTTCTTCATCCAATCATCCTCCAATGTTAAACCACAAACATTTAGAAAAACAATATCATTTTAAGTTGACCAAATTAACTCAAAATGACAAATAAAAATTAATTTTGAGTTGACCTGATCACTTAAGTCAACTCAACCAATGCAACACCATGATACAAAATGTATGAGCTGTGATTAACATCCCTCAAGTCACTATGAAGTTAGGCTAAAAGAATCTGCCATCCTGTAAAAGTCTGGTTTTAGCATGGGCCATGCTGATTCGGGTGTTTGCGCGTTGAGAGTGAATAAACGACCCCCACGAACGCAACAAACCGCCACATTGTGTCGCCTAAACGAAGGGCTTTCCACTACAAATTCTAACACATAGTATTTGACTTTCTTCGTGTCATCTTCTCTCAGGTTTGACTTTATAAGCGTCCCTTTAACGTCCGGCCGTCGACCAGACCCTGTGATCGTCCGAACAATAGCTTCTCCTACTTCCTCCGGACCTCCAAAGGCTTCAATTCTGTCAATTGCCAATAAAACATTGACTTTTTAAGTCAAAAGTAAGCATTTCATCTAAAAAATCCAAATTGAATTTTTGTTATAAAGTATGGATTTTAAACTTATATTGTTGCATGAAACAAGAGGTCATGTTTGAGTTTTAAGTCAACTTGACATTTCATTTGTGTATAGTATTGGagtcagtggcggatccaggattttATTTTAACGGGTTCTTTTTGGTAAATTCTCACTAtttcttttttcaatttttccaaACGCGCTAGGTTCCTGGGAACTCACAAATGTAGGCTGGATCCGCCCCTGATGGGAGTGACTTACGAGAAATCAAGCGCAACAGGGGAGACGATGACACTAACGTTGAGCTCACCGGTTGAGCCAGGCGGACCGAAGGCGGCAACCGGTTCGTTTACATTCCTCCTGCGGTTAACCGGTGGCGGATCAAGTGATCTTTCCATCTCTGCCTTCCCAGCTGCTCTATACAATAAGGTCTGGTCTCCAACCCAATTTTGTGGGTAAATAAATTCTGAGAATCAGTGCAACACAACACATCAACAACAAATTCAATATCTGAGGTCAATGAATGTCATTAAGCAACCGGTACCAGTTTGTTTGAATTACCAAATCATTGTTCAGAATTGATGCAGCGACTGAAACCTTTGACTGGATAAAGCACGTCAAGTTTAAGATTCCGGGCAGTTTCCGGCGACAAACCGAGAAGAAAACTGGTGGTGCCGGCGAAGTTAGCACCAACGGCGACTAGAGAAGCTGATCCAATGCCAGTTAGAAGCCGGCGTCTGAATGTGGTTGCTAATGGCTGGAATTGTTCGGCTGGTATGCTGGAAGTCTCCGGCAAGTTGTCTTTCCGGTCACCGGGATTTTGTTGAGTCATGTAAGTCCGACGGAGGAAGTACTGTTGAATCGCCATTGCTGTGCAGTGACTGTTGGTTTGTGATTGAGGTTTCAGCTGAAGCTTATCTTTGTTTGCCTCGGATTCCCACCAATTAGAAATTATACAATGCCACGTCATatcaaacatacatacatatttgTGGTATTGTGTACTTGTGTAGGGTTTTTTGGATCCGGGAGTAGTATCATATTACCAGCGGATTCATCTGATTATATTCATCTTTACTAGACGATAATGTTTATACACTAATTCAGGaggaaatctaataaatattggAACCCTTTTGGGAATCGAATCAAAGACCTAACGGTCCCAAAACTTTACCTCACCTCTAAAATACCACTAGACTATAATGTCATGGGTTGGTCGAAAAGACAAATTTGGTAGTTTAACATTAGTATCAAGATAAAAAAGGGTTTGTGATTATAATTCAATAAATAACTACatatttaaaatttttaaataacataaaaatattaaagtTAATCATTGGTTAGTTTTTATATGACtgatttcaagttttaaacagGGCAAAACCGTTTAGACGTTAAATCATGAAAACCGAACAATTTGAATCTCAAATCGGCTAACTTGCTTTGGGTTGGACGATTTGGTCGGtttcattagtttttttttagcaCCCATagtattttagttttattttctctTCACTAGGGTTTTTTACGAGAATGAACGATAAATAACCATCTAATGTTGATTACAAGCAATTAAGTATGTAATTAGAGAAAAATGAGGTGTTTTAAAATAGGATAAACTTGACTTGGAGCAAGAATACTAATTTCATATTCGGGTACCTTTTGCGGGTTATACGAGTATAGCGGCTACACCACCACATGCATATCGGTTAGGCCATAGGGTGTGGATCCCCATCCCCATCACATCTACCTCACCACCTTCCCCTCCATCCTCATTAAGAGAGGATGTGTTCCTCTTCCCCTTTTTCTCTCCAACCAATCATCATCAAGCATTTAAACAAAAAGAGCCTGGGGAGAACGGAAAATTTTCACCTAAAGCCCCAAAAAtagattgggggggggggtgtcacaccccgaccgcgtaaaacaacaaatcgcggcgGAAAAGTCGGGGAGTGGAGTAACAGAATccttgtttcataacacatggtaATTGAAgctttgttttattgaattaaaatgTTTACATTGATAAAGAATTTAAGAAGCACAACAtgaataggtacgtcagcataaaaaatgcctgtgagatacataggtttagttgatgcaggattcatgacttgtaggtttaaaagaaatgtttaacaaaaagtagtCATAAACCTTATaaaagtgttttcttttatagaTCATACGAAAATCGATaagaaaatcagatgatataaaagaataatgctcggttaaataaataactaagtaaaaatgaaattgtatgaaatatgtcgtttgtaaaacaatgtcttgtaaaaatatgttatttgtgtaaaatgtaacatgttcttgttgaaatgatttagataatgctacgatatgtaatatcataaaagcacttatatataggaagtaccagcggcgtatccaccatgcttttatcatattatacACGCCtcattatttaaatcacttaccaaaatAAACCACCGAAATGTattgtttaaaccaattgtcacaccccgaccgcgtaaaacaacaaatcgcggcgaaatcgtcggggagtgttgtaacagaatcattgtttcataacacatggaaattgaagttttgttttatttaattaaaagatgttacaatgtcttaaaaacaaattacataacatgattaactagtcttgcattttttattgtcactaaggcccaagtctgCCTATGtatatcttgatcaatcctatgcatcatttcctgaaacacatgtgaaaataggtacgtcagcataaaaatgcctgtgagatacataggttttattgatttaggattcttgacttataagtttaaagaaaaatgtttaacaaaagttagtcatgatccttgtaaaatgttttcttttataaatcatacaaaaGTGATAAGAAATCAAATAATATAAAAGAACAATGCAAAatgaaatgaataaccaagtaaaaatgagtttgtataaaatatgttgtttgtaaaacaatgtttcatgAAGACATGATATGAGTGTAAAATGTATTATGTCTAACTtaaaatggtttaaataacgctacgatatgtaataccataaaagcacttatatataggaagtaccagcggcatatccaccatgcttttatcatattacacacgcctcgctatttaaatcacttaccaaacaaaccaccaatgtaaaaatgttcatgtataatcaaatgtaatgtatagtgaataaaagcctttattgaattaaaagcatttactcaaccctataagaaagaaatgtacaaaacaatgcatttgataaattataatcaaaagttatgtt contains the following coding sequences:
- the LOC110890454 gene encoding LOW QUALITY PROTEIN: psbP domain-containing protein 7, chloroplastic (The sequence of the model RefSeq protein was modified relative to this genomic sequence to represent the inferred CDS: substituted 1 base at 1 genomic stop codon) — protein: MAIQQYFLRRTYMTQQNPGDRKDNLPETSSIPAEQFQPLATTFRRRLLTGIGSASLVAVGANFAGTTSFLLGLSPETARNLKLDVLYPVKGFSRCINSEQXFEFIYPQNWVGDQTLLYRAAGKAEMERSLDPPPVNRRRNVNEPVAAFGPPGSTGELNVSVIVSPVALDFSIEAFGGPEEVGEAIVRTITGSGRRPDVKGTLIKSNLREDDTKKVKYYVLEFVVESPSFRRHNVAVCCVRGGRLFTLNAQTPESAWPMLKPDFYRMADSFSLTS